From the genome of Candidatus Methanoperedens sp., one region includes:
- a CDS encoding S26 family signal peptidase encodes MGLKESFKAFNESENFWVGLIRDFIFVILAVTIFASISYVALGLWTPMVAVESGSMIPHIQIGDIIFVESIDRTQVITYETGRKIGYASFDDYGDVILYRPYGRPGVTPIIHRARYYVEQGDSMWPDGPAAPHAGYITKGDNIYTNPYYDQQGSISFNQPIKKEWIIGVARFYRVPILGYVSLIPRKMLGV; translated from the coding sequence ATGGGTCTGAAAGAGAGTTTTAAAGCCTTCAATGAAAGCGAGAACTTCTGGGTAGGATTGATAAGGGATTTTATTTTTGTAATTCTGGCAGTAACGATCTTCGCATCGATATCGTATGTCGCACTCGGTCTGTGGACACCCATGGTTGCCGTGGAAAGCGGCAGCATGATACCGCATATACAGATAGGAGATATCATCTTTGTTGAGAGTATCGACCGCACCCAGGTAATAACATATGAGACGGGAAGAAAGATCGGGTATGCATCCTTTGATGATTACGGTGATGTGATACTTTACAGACCATATGGAAGACCGGGGGTCACTCCGATCATCCATCGTGCCAGGTATTATGTGGAACAGGGGGATTCCATGTGGCCTGACGGACCTGCGGCACCTCATGCAGGATACATAACCAAAGGGGACAACATCTACACCAATCCCTACTATGACCAGCAGGGAAGCATAAGCTTCAATCAGCCGATAAAAAAGGAGTGGATAATAGGCGTTGCCCGTTTTTACCGCGTGCCCATACTGGGTTATGTGTCTCTTATTCCCAGGAAAATGCTAGGCGTATAG
- a CDS encoding methanogenesis marker 9 domain-containing protein — MNNDLFNIIIGYAKPKNPIALASMAGINDSKFASRFKNAGLIILGGYNLDEQTNEAARKEMERGRKEFVSSEPMKFLEAELEATKGFTTVAVNVRAASLEPFLEAARLAKKFDAILEINAHCRQPEMTKLGVGEALLKDIPRLCEYAREIKKTGVVLSVKTRANVVDDVELARALEKAGVDIIHIDAMHPEGVDIGVIKRVRNSTDLFIIGNNSVVDFESAKEFFSHGADMVSVARAVLKAPQTIDYLVQEVSSFQSMTGWYNAPKHICGGGDLRALAFCCLPVKPCALHGALKQAGLSAEEFMKIKTEFARKTPLEYGEGTCFGSMTWCCKITKPCILRDSALEASGLSDVEYMKIKKKLSEYIWKRRKKSALPE; from the coding sequence ATGAATAATGACTTATTTAATATTATAATCGGCTATGCAAAGCCCAAGAATCCCATCGCGCTTGCTTCCATGGCCGGCATCAACGACAGCAAGTTCGCATCGAGGTTCAAGAACGCAGGATTAATCATTTTGGGGGGTTACAATCTTGATGAGCAAACGAATGAAGCTGCAAGAAAAGAAATGGAACGCGGACGGAAGGAATTCGTTTCCAGCGAGCCGATGAAGTTCCTGGAGGCCGAACTTGAAGCCACAAAAGGATTCACCACTGTTGCGGTCAATGTCCGCGCCGCATCCCTCGAGCCTTTTTTAGAGGCTGCACGCCTCGCAAAAAAATTCGATGCGATATTGGAAATAAATGCTCATTGCAGGCAGCCTGAAATGACCAAACTCGGCGTGGGTGAAGCATTATTGAAAGATATCCCGCGCCTTTGCGAGTATGCCCGTGAGATAAAGAAGACGGGTGTTGTACTTTCTGTTAAAACTCGTGCAAACGTGGTGGATGATGTTGAGCTTGCCAGGGCTCTTGAGAAAGCTGGTGTGGATATAATTCATATCGATGCCATGCATCCTGAGGGCGTGGATATCGGGGTTATTAAACGCGTTCGAAACTCAACCGACCTGTTCATAATAGGTAACAATTCAGTGGTGGATTTTGAGAGCGCAAAAGAATTTTTCTCGCATGGCGCGGATATGGTATCCGTAGCGCGCGCTGTTCTTAAGGCGCCTCAAACCATCGATTATCTAGTACAAGAAGTCTCTTCTTTCCAGTCCATGACCGGATGGTACAACGCCCCTAAGCATATCTGCGGTGGCGGTGATCTCCGTGCGCTTGCGTTCTGCTGCCTTCCTGTAAAGCCCTGCGCACTGCATGGCGCCCTCAAGCAGGCCGGGCTAAGTGCTGAAGAGTTCATGAAGATAAAGACCGAATTTGCCCGGAAAACACCCCTCGAGTATGGAGAGGGGACCTGTTTTGGCAGCATGACATGGTGCTGCAAGATAACCAAACCCTGTATCCTCAGAGACTCCGCGCTGGAGGCCTCAGGGCTTTCCGATGTTGAATATATGAAGATAAAAAAGAAATTGTCAGAGTATATTTGGAAACGCAGGAAGAAATCTGCGCTACCGGAGTAA
- a CDS encoding ORC1-type DNA replication protein produces the protein MDNATTIKGIFEDMLTIVNIFENREVLRSTYTPDYLPHRNDQVKGLATILVSALRGETPSNVLVYGKTGTGKTAVAKHVGQELERTGEIYGIPCVVIYINCEVVDTQYRLLASLARHFDKEIPMTGWPTDQVYTEFKNAVDSTRRIAIIILDEVDKLINKGDDVLYNLTRINSDLKKTKVSLIGITNDLKFTEFLDPRVKSSLGEEEIIFPPYDANQIRDILQERAKMAFKPGVLEESVIPLCAAYAAQEHGDARRALDLLRVSGELAERSKAPKVLEIHVRQAQEKIETDRIVEVVKTLPSQSKLVLLSAVLLNNNAEGNITTGEAYNIYKQMCRMIGIDILTQRRVTDLISELDMLGILNATVISKGRYGRTKEISLSVPTDSTRKVLFEDYRLKPLEGFQPPNQTKLYA, from the coding sequence TTGGACAATGCAACAACAATAAAAGGAATCTTCGAGGATATGCTTACAATAGTAAATATCTTCGAGAACAGAGAGGTTCTCCGGTCGACATATACACCGGATTATCTCCCCCACAGGAATGACCAGGTAAAGGGATTGGCAACAATTCTTGTTTCTGCGCTAAGAGGCGAAACGCCTTCGAATGTTCTGGTATATGGTAAAACCGGGACAGGAAAAACGGCTGTAGCAAAACATGTTGGGCAGGAGCTGGAAAGAACTGGTGAGATCTACGGAATACCGTGTGTTGTTATCTACATAAACTGTGAGGTTGTGGATACTCAATACCGTTTGCTCGCATCGCTTGCGAGACATTTCGATAAAGAAATACCCATGACAGGGTGGCCCACGGACCAGGTATACACTGAGTTCAAAAATGCGGTGGACTCCACGAGACGCATCGCGATAATAATTCTTGACGAAGTGGACAAGCTGATAAACAAAGGGGATGACGTACTCTACAATCTCACAAGGATAAACTCTGATCTAAAAAAGACAAAGGTCAGTCTTATCGGGATAACTAATGACCTGAAGTTTACGGAATTCCTGGATCCAAGGGTAAAAAGTTCACTTGGCGAGGAAGAAATAATATTCCCGCCATATGATGCCAACCAGATAAGGGATATCCTGCAGGAAAGAGCGAAAATGGCGTTCAAGCCCGGGGTTCTGGAGGAGTCAGTAATCCCCCTGTGCGCAGCATATGCCGCGCAGGAGCATGGTGATGCCAGGAGGGCTCTGGATCTGCTGCGTGTATCAGGCGAGCTCGCAGAACGCTCCAAGGCCCCGAAAGTCCTTGAAATTCATGTGAGGCAGGCCCAGGAGAAAATCGAGACCGACAGGATAGTGGAAGTTGTCAAGACCTTACCCAGCCAGTCAAAACTTGTATTGCTGAGCGCTGTGCTTCTCAACAACAATGCTGAGGGAAATATAACAACAGGAGAAGCATACAATATTTACAAGCAGATGTGCAGGATGATAGGGATAGACATCTTGACCCAGAGAAGGGTTACGGATTTGATCTCTGAACTTGATATGCTCGGCATATTGAACGCTACCGTTATAAGCAAGGGCAGGTACGGGAGGACAAAAGAGATATCCCTGAGCGTCCCGACAGACAGCACGCGTAAAGTGCTCTTTGAAGATTACAGGTTAAAACCGCTTGAGGGATTCCAGCCTCCCAACCAGACAAAGCTATACGCCTAG
- a CDS encoding DNA-directed DNA polymerase II small subunit: METGEIIQVFAESGFQIDPEALDILRSNGSPELIQVLLKSMDDSVMVVGAEHLKPLTSRITVDGVKIEKENESLAGKKLKSSTGKISGPRPVTILSDITNQSTCIGEYTDFVGYFRDRYGLLSDILRKRLSGRPIESLKKSNLDSKEELSIIGMVLDIRTTSNGHKLIEVEDRTGTARVLIHKERDKELLELARSILLDEVIGVTGTLSSDGNLIFANKIIRPDLPNTQNSLERKKEGKAVFISDIHVGSKTFLEDAWFRFVKWLGDDIDYLVIAGDVVDGIGVFPNQDKELAVLDIYEQYEKAAGYLNAVPEHIRIIISPGNHDAVRQAEPQPRFPEKITRMFRKDITFVGNPALVEIGGARVLIYHGRSMDDIIANTPGFSYADPSKPMNEMLKLRHLSPIYGGRVSIAPEKKDHFVIDPIPDILHCGHVHTVGVSRYKDVLTINSGTWQSQTEFQKRMNLQPMPAKATIVNLASMDYKILSFD, translated from the coding sequence ATGGAGACTGGCGAGATCATTCAGGTATTCGCGGAATCTGGATTCCAGATAGACCCTGAGGCGCTCGATATATTGAGGTCAAATGGATCGCCTGAATTGATACAGGTATTATTGAAGTCAATGGACGATTCGGTGATGGTGGTCGGGGCAGAGCATCTCAAACCTCTGACCTCCAGGATAACTGTTGATGGCGTAAAAATTGAAAAAGAAAATGAGTCTCTTGCCGGGAAAAAGTTAAAATCTTCAACAGGCAAGATCTCCGGACCCCGCCCCGTGACCATACTCTCGGATATAACGAACCAGTCAACCTGCATAGGAGAATACACAGATTTTGTGGGGTATTTCAGGGACCGCTACGGTCTGCTTTCGGACATTCTGCGGAAGAGATTAAGCGGAAGACCCATCGAGAGCCTGAAGAAAAGTAACCTGGATTCGAAAGAGGAACTTTCCATAATCGGCATGGTTTTAGATATAAGAACAACATCAAACGGACATAAACTGATCGAGGTAGAGGACAGGACAGGAACTGCGCGCGTTTTGATCCATAAGGAAAGAGATAAGGAGTTGCTTGAACTGGCAAGAAGCATCCTCCTAGATGAAGTGATAGGAGTAACAGGCACGCTCTCCAGCGATGGGAATCTCATATTCGCGAACAAGATCATAAGACCTGACTTACCCAACACCCAGAATTCACTTGAAAGGAAAAAAGAGGGAAAAGCAGTATTTATTTCGGATATCCACGTAGGCAGTAAGACCTTTCTTGAAGATGCCTGGTTCAGGTTCGTGAAATGGCTCGGAGATGATATTGATTATCTTGTCATAGCAGGGGACGTCGTGGATGGAATAGGGGTGTTCCCAAACCAGGATAAGGAATTGGCAGTCCTGGATATCTACGAGCAGTATGAGAAAGCTGCGGGTTATTTGAACGCAGTGCCAGAACACATCAGGATCATAATATCCCCGGGAAACCACGATGCAGTGAGGCAGGCAGAGCCGCAGCCGCGCTTTCCTGAAAAAATAACAAGGATGTTCAGGAAAGACATAACCTTCGTCGGCAACCCTGCACTGGTGGAGATAGGAGGAGCACGTGTCCTGATATATCATGGCAGGTCAATGGATGACATTATTGCAAACACGCCGGGATTTTCTTATGCCGATCCCTCAAAACCCATGAACGAAATGCTGAAACTCCGCCACCTCTCGCCAATTTACGGTGGCCGGGTCTCAATAGCGCCTGAAAAAAAGGATCACTTCGTAATCGACCCTATACCGGATATCCTCCATTGCGGGCATGTGCATACTGTCGGTGTTTCACGCTACAAAGATGTGCTGACAATAAACAGCGGGACATGGCAGAGCCAGACAGAATTCCAGAAGAGGATGAACCTCCAGCCCATGCCGGCGAAGGCGACCATAGTAAATCTCGCAAGCATGGACTACAAAATATTATCTTTTGACTGA
- the thiC gene encoding phosphomethylpyrimidine synthase ThiC has translation MKTTVDLARAGDITPQMEAVAESERIDIDNLLARIAKGSVVIMARGGRSLGIGEGMTTKVNVNIGTSSSKINLEEELEKARIAEKYGADTITDLSMGGNISEIRKKIFESTTLPVTTVPIYQVAVEKGLENMSGKDILGTMEQQSEEGVSSFVLHCTKVETLNALEKGRRILGVVSKGGSLTCAYMLRNRCENPFIENFDEILKLMKEHDIVLSLGNTMRSGCINDTRDRAQLEEIKQNVELARRANEEGVQAVIEGVGGHVRADRIAEYVRFHKASSDFPLFVAGPLPTDVAVGYDHIAGCVGASIASGAGADYLCYITPSEHLGLPGPGQVREGLMAFKIAAHIGDSIKYGSDERDRNLAKRRAELDWEGQMSYALDSDKARSLAPKVGPCTMCGDFCAIKIMKEVTR, from the coding sequence ATGAAAACCACGGTGGATCTGGCGAGAGCCGGAGATATTACACCGCAGATGGAAGCAGTGGCCGAATCGGAGAGGATTGACATTGACAATCTGCTTGCCCGTATCGCAAAAGGCAGCGTTGTTATCATGGCACGTGGGGGAAGATCGCTCGGTATAGGTGAAGGCATGACGACAAAGGTCAATGTCAATATCGGGACGTCGTCTTCAAAAATAAACCTGGAGGAGGAGCTGGAAAAAGCGCGGATCGCAGAGAAGTACGGTGCTGACACCATAACAGACCTATCGATGGGCGGGAACATAAGCGAAATACGGAAAAAAATATTTGAAAGCACCACCCTTCCTGTAACCACGGTTCCAATTTACCAGGTCGCAGTTGAAAAAGGTCTTGAGAACATGTCGGGGAAAGATATTCTTGGAACCATGGAGCAGCAATCAGAGGAGGGTGTCAGTTCTTTTGTGCTTCACTGCACCAAAGTTGAAACCCTCAATGCACTGGAAAAGGGAAGGCGGATCCTGGGGGTGGTATCAAAAGGAGGATCGCTCACATGCGCATATATGTTACGTAACAGGTGTGAGAACCCCTTCATCGAGAATTTTGATGAAATACTGAAACTCATGAAAGAACATGACATAGTCCTCTCGCTCGGTAACACTATGCGAAGCGGGTGTATAAACGATACGAGAGATAGGGCGCAACTTGAAGAGATAAAACAGAACGTGGAACTTGCCAGGCGGGCGAACGAAGAAGGAGTGCAGGCCGTGATTGAAGGGGTTGGCGGGCATGTGCGTGCTGACAGGATAGCAGAATATGTGCGTTTTCACAAGGCCAGTTCCGATTTTCCCCTTTTTGTAGCAGGACCTTTGCCCACGGATGTGGCTGTGGGGTATGATCATATCGCAGGATGCGTGGGCGCAAGCATCGCCAGCGGAGCGGGGGCTGACTACCTGTGTTATATCACACCCTCTGAACACCTGGGGCTTCCAGGTCCAGGGCAGGTCAGGGAAGGGCTCATGGCGTTTAAGATAGCGGCGCATATAGGAGATTCCATAAAATATGGGAGCGATGAAAGAGACCGGAACCTGGCGAAGCGGAGGGCCGAACTTGACTGGGAAGGACAGATGAGTTATGCTCTCGATAGCGATAAAGCAAGATCTCTTGCGCCAAAGGTTGGGCCCTGCACCATGTGCGGGGATTTCTGCGCAATAAAGATAATGAAAGAGGTTACCAGATGA
- a CDS encoding methylenetetrahydrofolate reductase C-terminal domain-containing protein: protein MIISRQKEINEIVKLVSERDIFIIGCGKCAAKLRVGGEPEAIEMRNRLVKEGKNIVGFAVLNSACSIGSWEEVMVKNPGIKKAQALLVMSCGGGVSVISRFAGLQVYPALDTESLGGICRDEIIKEQCSMCGECTVWLYGGICPVIQCPKGLLNGPCGGALEGKCEVDERQCAWDGIYERLKKMGKLEYLEIIHEPKDHAKKFRGQKI from the coding sequence ATGATAATTTCAAGACAAAAGGAAATCAATGAGATTGTAAAGTTGGTGAGTGAGCGGGATATTTTCATAATCGGATGCGGGAAATGTGCTGCAAAACTCAGGGTGGGAGGCGAACCTGAAGCAATTGAAATGAGAAACCGGCTTGTTAAGGAAGGGAAAAACATTGTGGGATTCGCAGTCCTGAACTCTGCATGCAGTATAGGTTCGTGGGAAGAAGTGATGGTTAAAAATCCCGGGATCAAAAAAGCGCAGGCTCTTCTGGTCATGTCATGCGGTGGAGGGGTGTCCGTAATATCGAGGTTCGCGGGATTGCAGGTATATCCGGCCCTGGATACGGAATCCCTCGGGGGGATATGCCGTGATGAGATAATTAAAGAGCAGTGCAGCATGTGCGGAGAATGCACGGTCTGGCTTTACGGAGGGATTTGCCCGGTAATCCAGTGCCCCAAAGGGTTGCTTAACGGCCCGTGCGGAGGCGCTTTGGAAGGAAAATGTGAGGTAGATGAGCGCCAATGCGCGTGGGATGGGATTTATGAGAGGCTTAAGAAAATGGGCAAGCTCGAGTATCTCGAAATCATACATGAGCCAAAAGATCATGCGAAAAAATTTAGGGGGCAAAAGATTTGA
- a CDS encoding ribonuclease H-like domain-containing protein, protein MLKNTYIHLPGIGSSTERKIWKAGIENWEDFLDNLNLIKVPKTKKRVLLSGIEESIEQLTCENHIFFSRRLEVRDQWRAYRHFKNVTAYVDIETTGLSPEFSRITMIGIYNGKETKTFIRGINLEGAQDELRKYKQLVTFNGARFDLPFIQREFPGFFNHLHVDLMYPLKKIGYSGGLKKIETSLGIARSEETCGIMGFDAVRLWNMYQRGKEEALDILVKYNAEDVVNLEKIIEMTYHRMIEKEMDHKMK, encoded by the coding sequence ATGCTGAAAAACACGTATATACACTTACCAGGAATCGGATCATCAACAGAACGGAAGATATGGAAGGCCGGCATAGAAAACTGGGAAGACTTTTTGGATAACCTCAACCTGATAAAAGTGCCAAAAACCAAAAAGAGGGTATTGTTATCGGGGATCGAAGAATCCATCGAGCAATTAACATGCGAGAACCATATTTTTTTCTCCCGGAGACTGGAGGTGCGCGACCAGTGGAGGGCGTACCGGCATTTTAAGAATGTAACTGCTTATGTGGATATCGAGACCACCGGGCTTTCACCCGAGTTCAGCAGGATAACGATGATCGGGATATACAACGGGAAGGAAACGAAAACATTTATAAGAGGCATCAATCTCGAGGGTGCGCAGGATGAGCTCCGTAAATATAAACAGCTGGTTACATTCAACGGCGCGAGGTTTGACCTTCCTTTTATTCAACGCGAATTCCCTGGATTTTTCAATCATCTGCATGTTGACCTCATGTATCCCCTGAAAAAAATTGGGTACAGCGGGGGACTTAAGAAAATCGAGACCTCACTTGGCATAGCAAGAAGTGAGGAAACCTGCGGGATCATGGGATTTGATGCCGTGAGATTGTGGAACATGTATCAACGGGGAAAGGAGGAAGCCCTTGATATACTGGTAAAATACAACGCAGAAGACGTGGTGAATCTTGAAAAAATTATCGAGATGACCTATCACAGGATGATAGAGAAAGAGATGGACCACAAAATGAAGTAG
- a CDS encoding UPF0147 family protein — MSENSTEVIRQCIEVLDRIVNDDSVPRNIRRTADNMKNVLSNEKEPPSVRTAMVISRLDEMGNDPNVPIHTRTLIWGLSSQLETIPVDR; from the coding sequence GTGTCGGAAAATTCAACCGAAGTGATAAGGCAGTGCATCGAGGTGCTGGATAGGATAGTTAATGACGATTCTGTTCCAAGGAACATCAGAAGAACTGCGGATAACATGAAAAACGTGCTTTCAAATGAAAAAGAACCTCCGTCCGTTAGAACTGCCATGGTAATTTCCAGGCTGGATGAGATGGGCAATGATCCAAACGTACCCATTCATACAAGGACATTGATCTGGGGGCTTTCAAGTCAACTGGAGACAATTCCTGTAGACCGATGA
- the folP gene encoding dihydropteroate synthase has product MIEKTIAGLKVGDDQPVRVMGVINLSKESFYKGSVVSEDSVLDAARRMIDEGADLIDVGARSTWPLAQKISKEEERSRLIPVMKLLEDITTPVSVDTMFSDIAEDALSAGADIINDVSGFTADEGMIEVAKSHDCPVILMASDKVPGDPVGMDAVMDSLDKIICRAEGGGINPDNIVIDPAIGKWTPEKQTMYDYETLDNIQRLRIFGKPILAAVSRKSFIGETLQKTAGERLYGSIAAAAIAVRNGAHIIRTHDVGPTLDAVRVAQNARARIPAVRSGDYEAELLSIENRDDGAWSMTSIGSTRTGSQVMKNKTVLYNILLRNITTTEALIIKQEMLARGGDAALPRGAVSHEVEKVDLIIMGTQLQVERFIKKIRSQVRDLPIIADMLTELIEKRHDRVFRYSKT; this is encoded by the coding sequence GTGATAGAAAAAACCATTGCAGGATTGAAAGTTGGGGACGATCAACCTGTAAGAGTGATGGGAGTAATAAATCTCAGCAAGGAGTCTTTTTATAAAGGTTCTGTGGTCTCGGAGGATTCTGTTCTCGATGCAGCCCGGAGGATGATCGATGAAGGAGCGGACCTGATCGATGTTGGAGCCCGCTCAACATGGCCTCTTGCGCAAAAGATCTCAAAAGAGGAGGAACGCTCCCGGCTCATCCCTGTCATGAAGCTTCTGGAGGATATCACCACCCCTGTTTCGGTGGACACCATGTTTTCGGATATAGCAGAGGACGCGCTTTCCGCCGGAGCTGATATTATCAATGATGTGAGCGGTTTTACTGCGGATGAGGGAATGATAGAGGTGGCGAAATCGCATGACTGCCCTGTAATATTGATGGCAAGCGACAAAGTCCCCGGCGATCCCGTGGGTATGGATGCGGTAATGGATTCTCTCGATAAGATAATCTGCAGGGCAGAAGGGGGTGGAATAAATCCGGATAATATTGTCATAGACCCTGCCATAGGAAAATGGACGCCAGAGAAACAGACGATGTATGATTACGAGACATTAGACAATATCCAGAGGCTTCGGATTTTCGGGAAACCCATCCTGGCAGCCGTGTCCCGGAAGTCATTTATCGGTGAAACCCTTCAAAAAACTGCAGGTGAGCGGCTTTATGGTAGCATTGCAGCCGCTGCGATCGCAGTACGGAACGGAGCCCACATCATTCGCACTCACGATGTGGGACCTACGCTGGACGCTGTGAGAGTTGCGCAAAATGCAAGAGCGAGAATACCTGCCGTAAGATCAGGTGACTATGAAGCAGAACTGCTTAGCATAGAGAACCGAGATGATGGAGCATGGTCAATGACCTCTATCGGCTCGACAAGAACTGGCAGCCAGGTCATGAAAAATAAGACCGTTTTGTACAACATCCTTCTAAGGAATATAACAACAACAGAAGCATTGATCATCAAACAGGAGATGCTTGCAAGGGGAGGGGATGCCGCTCTTCCGCGGGGTGCGGTGTCTCACGAGGTTGAAAAAGTAGATCTTATAATTATGGGTACCCAGCTCCAGGTAGAGCGGTTCATAAAGAAAATAAGGTCCCAGGTCAGGGATTTACCAATAATTGCGGATATGCTCACTGAATTGATCGAAAAAAGGCACGACAGGGTTTTCAGATATTCTAAAACATGA
- a CDS encoding methylenetetrahydrofolate reductase, translating into MNFREKLLSGKFLITAEISPPKGTDTTGLLKDADLIKGCIDAINITDNQRAVMRMSPLAACIMLRQQGCETIMHLTCRDRNRLALQSELLGAYAHGIKNILVMSGDHPTKGDQAGAKPVYDMDSVQLLGLIRKMNLGFDFSGSRLEGGTDFCTGAVTNTDLNEVAFIKLKKKIELGAHFIQTQAVFDIDRFSEFMDKVDGSRGIKIIAGVIPLRSEKNARFLNNNIAGIKVPDDIISRMRAAKDPETEGMEIAADLIKELRSMCHGVHIMPILTHENTGDILEMAGLI; encoded by the coding sequence TTGAACTTCAGGGAAAAACTCCTCTCCGGGAAATTTTTGATAACAGCAGAAATAAGTCCGCCAAAGGGCACAGATACAACAGGCTTGCTGAAGGATGCAGATCTGATAAAGGGATGCATTGATGCCATCAATATCACGGACAACCAGAGGGCAGTGATGCGGATGAGCCCTCTGGCTGCATGCATTATGCTCCGGCAGCAGGGATGTGAAACAATAATGCACCTCACATGCAGGGACAGGAACAGGCTTGCATTGCAGTCAGAGCTTCTGGGAGCATATGCACACGGAATAAAGAACATACTGGTAATGTCAGGAGACCATCCCACGAAAGGGGACCAGGCGGGGGCAAAACCGGTTTACGATATGGATTCCGTGCAGCTTCTGGGATTGATCAGGAAGATGAACCTGGGATTTGATTTTTCAGGCAGCAGGCTTGAAGGCGGGACAGATTTTTGCACGGGTGCGGTGACAAATACTGACCTAAATGAAGTTGCGTTTATCAAACTTAAGAAGAAAATTGAGCTTGGAGCGCATTTCATTCAGACACAGGCCGTCTTCGATATTGACAGGTTTTCTGAATTTATGGATAAGGTGGATGGGTCACGCGGAATAAAAATAATAGCCGGGGTCATCCCGCTTAGATCGGAAAAGAACGCGCGTTTTCTTAACAATAATATCGCAGGCATAAAAGTTCCCGACGATATAATCAGCCGGATGAGGGCTGCGAAAGATCCTGAGACCGAAGGAATGGAAATAGCGGCTGATCTGATAAAAGAATTGCGAAGCATGTGCCATGGAGTGCATATAATGCCTATCCTTACACATGAAAATACGGGAGATATTCTCGAAATGGCGGGTTTAATATGA
- the cofE gene encoding coenzyme F420-0:L-glutamate ligase, with protein MKLFGIRTPLIRPGDNMAEVLIKSFASEGIRPQENDIIVLAESAVASAEARIVRLEDVTPSKKAMELSKLYYNDPRKMELILRESEEILGGIPGVVVTITKGVLSPSAGIDNSNAPEGHVVLLPENPRQSAIEIREKLMDEYGCNIAVIIGDSRTQPLRLGCVGIALGCAGIEPVEDMRGHKDLFGKPLLITRRATADNLVSAAQIIMGEADESTPAVLIRDAPAIFIEGSVEIPQIPREECLYFACFDK; from the coding sequence ATGAAGTTATTCGGTATAAGGACTCCTTTGATCAGACCGGGGGATAATATGGCAGAAGTCTTGATCAAATCTTTTGCCTCGGAGGGGATCAGGCCGCAGGAAAACGATATAATCGTGCTTGCAGAATCGGCTGTGGCAAGCGCAGAGGCAAGGATCGTGAGGCTTGAAGATGTTACCCCAAGTAAAAAAGCGATGGAACTATCAAAACTCTATTATAACGACCCGAGAAAAATGGAACTAATACTGAGGGAATCCGAGGAGATACTTGGCGGGATACCCGGCGTGGTTGTGACCATTACAAAAGGTGTGCTCTCTCCAAGCGCGGGCATTGATAATTCCAATGCACCCGAAGGGCATGTGGTTCTGCTGCCTGAAAACCCAAGACAAAGCGCCATTGAGATCAGGGAAAAGCTGATGGATGAATACGGGTGCAACATAGCAGTGATTATAGGCGACAGCAGGACACAGCCGCTGCGCCTTGGCTGCGTGGGTATAGCGCTTGGTTGTGCGGGCATTGAGCCTGTTGAGGATATGAGGGGGCACAAAGACCTATTCGGGAAGCCTCTTTTGATAACCCGGCGCGCCACTGCGGATAATCTGGTCTCTGCGGCGCAGATAATCATGGGGGAGGCGGATGAGAGCACCCCTGCGGTTCTTATCAGGGACGCTCCAGCTATATTCATTGAGGGGAGCGTGGAAATACCGCAAATACCGCGCGAGGAATGCCTGTATTTTGCTTGCTTTGATAAATGA